A stretch of the Planktothricoides raciborskii GIHE-MW2 genome encodes the following:
- a CDS encoding sulfate ABC transporter substrate-binding protein gives MQKYLRFTSWVLVGLLASGAIAACSNSGQQATQDTGNTAKPVTITLVSYAVTQSAYEKIIPKFAQKWEAETGQKVEFNQSYGGSGSQTRAVIDGLEADVVALALAMDTQKIEKAGLIDPGWEQEFPNESIVHKSVAAIVKRDENVQVSKWSDLASDQIQVITANPKTSGGARWNFLALWGAVTQAGGTAQEAETFVETVFKNVPLLPKDAREASDVFYKQGQGNILINYENELILAQQKGEKQPYFVPTDYNISIDSPVAVVDKNVDKHGTRKAAEAFVAFLFTPEAQREFAQVGFRPVDPNVATEFTSLYPKIDKLFTVKDLGGWDAVQKQFFDDGATFDKILTQAGKS, from the coding sequence ATGCAGAAATACTTACGCTTTACCAGTTGGGTCTTAGTCGGGTTATTGGCTAGTGGTGCGATCGCTGCTTGCAGTAACTCCGGGCAACAAGCCACCCAAGACACCGGCAATACCGCCAAACCCGTGACCATCACCCTGGTTTCCTACGCGGTGACTCAAAGTGCTTATGAAAAAATCATTCCCAAATTCGCCCAAAAGTGGGAAGCGGAAACCGGACAGAAAGTTGAGTTTAATCAAAGCTACGGCGGATCCGGTTCTCAAACTAGGGCAGTGATTGATGGCTTAGAAGCGGATGTGGTGGCTCTCGCGTTAGCTATGGATACGCAGAAAATTGAAAAAGCCGGACTGATTGACCCCGGATGGGAGCAAGAATTCCCCAATGAGTCGATTGTGCATAAATCTGTAGCGGCGATCGTCAAACGGGATGAAAACGTCCAAGTCAGCAAGTGGTCTGATTTAGCCAGCGACCAGATCCAAGTGATTACCGCCAACCCCAAAACCTCTGGGGGCGCCCGGTGGAACTTTCTCGCCCTTTGGGGTGCTGTGACCCAAGCGGGAGGAACTGCCCAAGAAGCGGAAACCTTTGTAGAAACCGTCTTTAAAAACGTGCCCCTGTTACCGAAAGATGCCCGGGAAGCCAGCGATGTTTTCTACAAACAAGGACAAGGGAATATCCTGATTAATTATGAAAATGAGTTAATTTTAGCCCAACAAAAAGGAGAAAAACAACCTTATTTTGTGCCAACAGATTACAATATTTCTATTGATAGTCCGGTGGCAGTTGTAGATAAAAATGTTGACAAACATGGCACCAGAAAAGCCGCTGAAGCGTTTGTGGCATTTCTCTTTACTCCCGAAGCCCAGAGGGAATTTGCTCAAGTGGGATTTCGTCCCGTAGATCCTAATGTGGCGACAGAATTTACCAGCCTATATCCCAAAATTGATAAGTTATTTACGGTCAAAGATTTAGGCGGTTGGGATGCAGTCCAAAAGCAATTTTTTGATGATGGGGCAACTTTTGACAAAATCTTAACCCAAGCAGGCAAATCTTAA
- a CDS encoding NIL domain-containing protein — translation MDKTNSVTHDVASAPRSTQVRLIVRIPKDYHHDPVISNLASQYRLDVNILGAMLGAQAQGDGWFDLQLSGKSAQIDSALIYLSDLNVEILSRSDRETDGW, via the coding sequence ATGGATAAAACCAATTCTGTAACCCATGATGTGGCTTCTGCACCTCGCTCTACTCAAGTTAGATTAATCGTGAGAATACCTAAAGATTATCATCACGATCCGGTGATTAGTAATTTGGCGTCTCAGTATCGTTTAGATGTGAACATTTTAGGCGCAATGTTAGGCGCTCAAGCCCAGGGAGATGGCTGGTTTGATCTGCAATTAAGTGGGAAATCCGCCCAAATTGATAGTGCTTTGATTTATCTTTCTGATTTGAATGTTGAGATTCTCAGTCGCAGCGATCGCGAAACTGACGGTTGGTAG
- the cysW gene encoding sulfate ABC transporter permease subunit CysW — protein MQSAKPSNQYYKLILIFLAVGYLALILFIPAVTVFYEAFHQGFNALGEAIASRAFQSAVFLTIIITAIAVPLNTVFGLCTAWAIARHQFPGRTLLMSIIDLPFSISPVVAGLMLVLLYGKNGWLGGIFDAMGIKIIFALPGMVLATLFVTLPFVAREVIPVMEEMGEEEEEAARTLGAKDWQVFWRVTLPNIRWGLLYGVLLTNARAMGEFGAVSVVSGSIIGQTSTLPLFVEQAYKNYQTEAAFSAAVILGLLAVVTLVLKEILERKTGHKLES, from the coding sequence ATGCAGTCCGCTAAACCTTCAAATCAATATTATAAATTAATCCTTATTTTCTTAGCTGTAGGCTATCTAGCGCTGATTCTGTTTATTCCCGCTGTCACTGTGTTTTATGAAGCCTTTCACCAAGGATTTAATGCCCTAGGAGAAGCGATCGCCAGTCGAGCTTTTCAATCCGCTGTTTTTTTAACTATTATTATTACCGCGATCGCGGTTCCTCTGAATACAGTTTTTGGCCTTTGTACCGCATGGGCGATCGCCCGCCATCAATTTCCCGGTCGTACCTTATTAATGAGTATTATTGACCTGCCATTTTCTATATCTCCAGTGGTTGCCGGGTTAATGTTAGTCCTATTATATGGTAAGAACGGCTGGCTCGGCGGAATATTCGACGCAATGGGCATCAAAATTATTTTTGCCCTACCGGGAATGGTCTTAGCCACCCTATTTGTCACCCTACCTTTTGTCGCTAGAGAAGTCATTCCCGTGATGGAAGAAATGGGAGAAGAAGAAGAAGAAGCCGCCCGGACTCTAGGGGCAAAAGATTGGCAAGTTTTTTGGCGAGTTACTCTCCCGAATATCCGCTGGGGATTACTATACGGAGTGCTATTAACTAATGCACGGGCAATGGGAGAATTTGGGGCGGTTTCTGTGGTATCCGGGAGCATTATTGGTCAGACTTCAACCCTGCCGCTTTTTGTGGAACAAGCCTATAAAAATTATCAAACCGAAGCCGCTTTTAGTGCCGCCGTAATTTTGGGTTTACTTGCCGTAGTGACTTTGGTTTTAAAAGAAATTTTAGAACGAAAAACTGGACATAAGCTGGAATCTTAA
- the cysT gene encoding sulfate ABC transporter permease subunit CysT, which translates to MIEKLNYPVYDNLFNGLKRIFGKLPKISLPWVVMLSYLVLMLLLPIAALVTKSLTLGIGEFWRIATQPIALSAYEVTFITALAAGIINGFMGTLVAWVLVRYNFPGKKIIDAAVDLPFALPTSVAGLVLATVYSDRGWIGQLFAPFGIKIAFTRLGVFVAMLFISLPFVVRTLQPVLQEMEQEIEEAAWSLGASQWQTFRRVILPPLIPPILTGIALGFSRAVGEYGSVVIVSSNIPFRDLIAPVLVFQRLEQYDYAGATVIGAVLLIVSLVLLLVINFLQQWGRRYAVR; encoded by the coding sequence ATGATAGAAAAATTGAATTACCCCGTGTACGATAATTTATTCAATGGATTAAAGCGAATTTTCGGTAAACTGCCCAAAATTTCCCTACCTTGGGTAGTTATGCTGAGTTATTTAGTGCTGATGCTGTTGCTACCGATCGCCGCTTTAGTCACCAAATCACTAACATTAGGAATCGGTGAATTTTGGCGCATTGCCACCCAGCCGATCGCCTTATCTGCTTATGAAGTAACATTTATTACTGCATTAGCGGCAGGCATCATTAATGGGTTCATGGGCACCCTGGTGGCTTGGGTATTAGTCCGCTATAATTTTCCCGGCAAAAAAATTATTGATGCGGCAGTTGATTTACCCTTTGCCTTACCCACTTCTGTGGCCGGTTTAGTGTTAGCAACAGTGTACAGCGATCGCGGTTGGATTGGACAACTCTTTGCCCCATTTGGCATCAAAATCGCCTTTACCCGCTTAGGGGTATTTGTGGCCATGCTGTTTATTTCCTTGCCCTTTGTGGTTCGCACCTTACAGCCGGTGTTACAGGAAATGGAACAGGAAATCGAAGAAGCCGCCTGGTCGTTAGGTGCCTCGCAATGGCAAACCTTTCGCCGAGTGATTCTGCCCCCATTAATTCCGCCAATTTTAACCGGAATTGCCCTAGGTTTTTCCCGCGCTGTGGGAGAATATGGCTCTGTAGTAATTGTCTCGTCTAATATCCCTTTCCGCGATTTAATTGCCCCAGTTTTAGTGTTTCAAAGACTAGAACAATATGACTATGCCGGGGCAACGGTGATCGGTGCGGTACTCTTAATTGTGTCACTGGTGCTGCTATTGGTGATTAATTTCTTGCAACAGTGGGGGCGTCGTTATGCAGTCCGCTAA
- a CDS encoding DNA adenine methylase, which yields MVTRTSDRVSARPFLKWAGGKRQLIPQYERYIPQTFGTYYEPFLGGGAMFFHLLPHPAVLTDLNEELINTYCCVRDNVEELISLLSNHQEKHEKCSHEYYYKIRESHPRDNLKRAARFIYLNKTCFNGLYRVNSQGKFNVPMGRYKNPKICDREALIAVSDRLQNATLEVAPFTAVLARAIADDFVYFDPPYHPISTTSNFTAYSRYAFNEPEQIQLRDTFKQLAETGVKVMLSNSDCDLIREIYAEFKIHKISASRAINSHGKKRGKISEVLITSY from the coding sequence ATGGTTACTCGCACGTCCGATCGCGTTTCTGCCCGTCCTTTTCTCAAATGGGCTGGGGGTAAAAGACAGTTGATTCCCCAATATGAGCGCTACATCCCCCAAACTTTTGGCACCTATTATGAGCCTTTTTTGGGTGGAGGAGCGATGTTTTTTCATTTATTACCACATCCAGCGGTTTTAACGGATCTTAATGAAGAATTGATTAATACTTATTGTTGTGTACGGGATAATGTAGAGGAGTTAATTTCTCTGTTGTCAAATCATCAGGAAAAGCATGAAAAATGCTCCCATGAGTATTATTATAAAATCCGCGAATCTCATCCGAGGGATAATTTGAAACGCGCTGCTCGATTTATTTATCTGAATAAAACTTGCTTTAATGGGTTATATCGGGTGAATTCTCAGGGAAAGTTTAATGTGCCAATGGGTCGCTATAAAAATCCGAAAATCTGCGATCGCGAAGCATTAATAGCCGTATCGGATAGATTGCAGAATGCTACCCTGGAAGTTGCCCCATTTACGGCAGTTTTGGCAAGAGCGATCGCCGATGATTTTGTCTATTTTGACCCACCTTATCATCCCATCAGCACCACCAGTAATTTCACCGCTTATAGTCGTTATGCCTTCAATGAACCAGAACAAATTCAACTGCGAGATACCTTTAAACAATTAGCAGAAACCGGGGTCAAAGTAATGCTATCAAATTCTGACTGTGACTTGATTAGAGAAATTTATGCTGAATTTAAAATTCATAAAATATCCGCATCTAGGGCGATTAATTCTCATGGCAAAAAACGCGGTAAAATCTCAGAAGTTTTAATTACTTCTTATTAA
- a CDS encoding PD-(D/E)XK nuclease superfamily protein → MTAGARANQSGNVLENTVAAVLDGHGYVPICPNLPKKQRLTWLLNSHENPKRYAQQVYIGLGIYHTDIFVDFYLIDAEKYPKGLIIECKWQQSGGSVDEKLPYVNLNIEKCYSAPAIVLIDGGGMKPGAIAWLKEQVPSNPNLFAVYDLSSFMVWANNHL, encoded by the coding sequence ATGACCGCAGGTGCTAGGGCGAATCAATCGGGTAATGTATTAGAAAATACTGTCGCTGCCGTGCTCGACGGTCATGGTTATGTCCCCATTTGTCCTAATCTGCCCAAAAAACAGCGATTAACTTGGTTGCTGAATAGCCATGAAAACCCCAAACGATATGCCCAGCAGGTTTATATCGGATTGGGCATTTATCACACGGATATTTTTGTGGATTTTTATCTGATTGATGCAGAGAAATACCCGAAAGGATTGATTATTGAATGTAAGTGGCAGCAAAGTGGCGGATCGGTGGATGAAAAGCTGCCTTATGTGAATTTAAATATTGAAAAATGTTATTCAGCCCCAGCCATAGTTTTGATTGATGGGGGCGGGATGAAACCAGGGGCGATCGCCTGGTTAAAAGAACAAGTTCCCTCCAACCCCAATCTCTTCGCGGTCTATGACCTGTCATCATTTATGGTTTGGGCGAATAATCATCTTTAA
- a CDS encoding Crp/Fnr family transcriptional regulator: protein MAKRAKQQEPNLLEQMIQHNFLFRGLDEAWLRDYLPPESLKIEKLFSNRPVYTAYLPDEYLDVLYVILDEGLVITRSTPLDRIIAISYPGGCFGMRNLPFSYGMAYRAFPSLVEAYKTTQVIKIPLETVQRIYQESETFRDRYHLLFELRTKFQYHMLNCSSYPPQAVAALLRGLIYQERELGNQPTPNQTYTFDLPVDVIARACQLNQRTVEQVLKGMQQIGLLKAIKDSDASGDLVEVMDPEALKAVYSATRDKVSWWPLK from the coding sequence ATGGCAAAACGAGCCAAACAGCAAGAACCCAATCTGTTGGAGCAGATGATCCAGCACAACTTTTTATTTCGAGGCTTAGATGAAGCGTGGCTGAGAGACTATCTGCCGCCGGAAAGCCTGAAAATCGAGAAATTATTTTCTAACCGTCCGGTTTACACGGCTTACTTGCCCGATGAATATCTGGATGTGTTGTATGTGATTCTGGATGAGGGGCTGGTGATTACCCGCAGCACCCCGCTTGACCGGATTATTGCCATTAGCTATCCGGGGGGATGCTTTGGCATGAGAAATTTACCCTTTAGTTATGGGATGGCGTACCGGGCTTTTCCCAGTCTGGTGGAAGCGTACAAAACCACTCAAGTGATCAAAATTCCCCTGGAGACTGTGCAGCGGATTTATCAGGAAAGCGAGACTTTCCGCGATCGCTACCATCTGCTTTTTGAACTGCGGACGAAATTTCAGTATCATATGCTCAACTGTAGTAGCTACCCCCCGCAAGCAGTAGCGGCCCTCCTGCGTGGCCTGATTTACCAAGAACGAGAACTGGGCAACCAACCCACCCCCAATCAGACATATACTTTTGATCTGCCGGTGGATGTGATCGCCCGCGCTTGTCAACTGAATCAGCGGACCGTGGAACAAGTGTTAAAAGGGATGCAGCAGATTGGTCTATTAAAAGCGATCAAAGATAGTGATGCATCCGGGGATTTAGTCGAAGTGATGGATCCAGAAGCGTTAAAAGCCGTCTATAGTGCCACGAGAGATAAAGTTTCCTGGTGGCCATTAAAATAG
- a CDS encoding Uma2 family endonuclease, with product MIAIPQQPAKMTVEEYFQWETQQYQRYEYVNGEVFAMTGGTIPHNDIALNLYSALPPHMRSRGCRANVFDVKVQVNDQGRYYYPDVVVSCASQDQSAREFIQYPKLIAEVLSESTSARDRGEKFTNYLTITSLQDYLLIDSEKVSVEGYSRGEGRMWLYYHYLPGNVMNLSCCKLDLPIELLYEGIVWENE from the coding sequence ATGATCGCTATTCCCCAACAACCGGCAAAAATGACCGTGGAGGAATATTTCCAGTGGGAAACCCAACAATACCAGCGCTATGAATATGTTAATGGCGAAGTCTTTGCGATGACTGGAGGGACAATTCCTCATAATGATATTGCCTTAAATTTATATAGTGCGTTGCCCCCTCATATGCGATCGCGGGGTTGTCGGGCAAATGTGTTCGACGTGAAAGTACAAGTCAATGATCAAGGCCGTTATTATTATCCTGATGTGGTGGTTAGTTGTGCGTCCCAAGACCAAAGTGCTCGTGAATTTATTCAATACCCTAAACTGATTGCGGAAGTGCTTTCTGAAAGTACCAGCGCCAGAGATCGGGGAGAAAAATTCACCAATTACTTGACAATTACCAGTTTACAAGATTATCTTTTAATTGATTCGGAAAAAGTCTCCGTTGAGGGTTACTCTCGCGGGGAAGGGAGAATGTGGCTTTATTATCATTATCTGCCGGGGAATGTGATGAATTTATCCTGTTGTAAATTAGATTTGCCCATTGAGCTTTTGTATGAAGGTATTGTTTGGGAAAACGAGTAA
- a CDS encoding glycosyltransferase, producing the protein MENQIAGKANATTEIETLNSKGKHIVLTTFGSLGDLLPYMMIAQELQARGHRATIATCSCHRRYIEARGVEFHPVRPESVAKLQQDWEFFTMLSDSQRGMEYLISYLLMPHLHASYSDLMAACEGADLLLTHPLTFVAALVAEKTGIPWVSSVLSPASLVSAYDLPSAAAAASFYERAIAAVAKDTALRNFRWQARLWSAPVRQLRAKLGMKPSGDPLFESQHSPNLLLALFSRTLAAPQPDWPPQTLVTGFPFPELNTGTSLTDERLPPELENFLNSGPPPIVFTLGSTVVWTPGNFYAEGATAAQQLGYRAVLLMGEGARHIPPNLLPEGVAAFEYAPHGQIFPRAAAIVHHGGVGTTGQALRSGRPMLVVPHNYDQPDNAERVVRLGVGRTLSRDRYSAATVAAEIHRLLSDPSYAARAAQLSHEARAEDGVKVACDALLSLTR; encoded by the coding sequence ATGGAAAATCAAATCGCAGGCAAAGCAAATGCCACCACCGAAATCGAAACCCTTAACAGTAAAGGCAAACACATTGTATTGACAACATTTGGCTCCCTGGGTGACTTGTTACCCTACATGATGATCGCGCAGGAATTGCAGGCGCGGGGTCATCGAGCGACGATCGCCACCTGCTCCTGCCACCGCCGCTACATTGAAGCCAGGGGGGTTGAATTCCATCCCGTCAGACCGGAGAGTGTCGCCAAACTCCAACAGGACTGGGAGTTTTTCACAATGCTTTCCGACAGCCAGAGGGGTATGGAATACCTGATTAGCTACCTGTTGATGCCGCACCTGCACGCTAGCTACAGCGACCTGATGGCCGCCTGTGAAGGCGCAGACCTGCTGCTGACGCACCCGCTCACCTTTGTGGCAGCCCTCGTCGCCGAGAAAACCGGCATTCCTTGGGTGTCGAGCGTCCTCTCACCGGCTTCGTTGGTGTCCGCCTACGATTTGCCTTCCGCTGCCGCTGCCGCCTCCTTTTACGAACGGGCGATCGCCGCCGTGGCAAAAGATACCGCCTTGCGCAACTTCCGCTGGCAGGCACGCTTGTGGAGCGCTCCCGTGCGGCAACTGCGGGCCAAACTCGGCATGAAGCCCAGTGGTGACCCGCTGTTTGAAAGCCAGCACTCCCCCAACTTGCTCCTAGCTTTGTTTTCCCGCACCCTGGCGGCTCCTCAACCTGATTGGCCGCCCCAGACGCTGGTCACGGGCTTTCCCTTCCCAGAGCTAAACACCGGCACCTCCCTTACAGATGAGCGGCTCCCTCCCGAACTGGAGAACTTTTTGAATTCCGGACCGCCCCCAATTGTGTTCACCCTCGGCTCGACAGTGGTGTGGACGCCGGGGAACTTTTATGCAGAAGGAGCTACAGCCGCCCAACAGCTTGGCTACCGCGCCGTCTTGCTTATGGGAGAGGGAGCGCGCCACATCCCGCCCAACCTGCTGCCAGAGGGGGTAGCCGCCTTTGAGTACGCCCCCCACGGCCAAATCTTTCCCCGCGCTGCCGCCATAGTGCATCACGGCGGCGTAGGAACCACTGGGCAAGCCCTGCGATCGGGTCGCCCCATGCTCGTCGTCCCCCACAACTACGACCAGCCCGACAATGCCGAGCGCGTTGTGCGTTTGGGTGTAGGGCGCACGCTCTCACGCGATCGCTACAGTGCGGCAACTGTGGCAGCCGAAATCCATCGGCTCTTGTCTGACCCCAGCTATGCAGCGCGTGCGGCGCAATTAAGTCACGAAGCCAGGGCAGAAGATGGCGTCAAAGTTGCCTGCGATGCTCTCCTTTCTCTGACCAGGTGA
- a CDS encoding sulfate/molybdate ABC transporter ATP-binding protein, whose amino-acid sequence MSINIQQVSKLFGDFQALDNINLEIKDGSLVALLGPSGSGKSTLLRAIAGLETPDTGSIWINGQDTTYLDVKERNIGFVFQHYALFKHLTVRQNIAFGLEIRKTPAKLIKERTEELLELIQLQGLGNRYPNQLSGGQRQRVALARALAVRPQVLLLDEPFGALDAKVRKELRAWLRRLHDEVHVTSVFVTHDQEEAMEVADQIVVMNQGKIEQVGTSTEIYDHPASPFVMSFVGEVNVLPSHTNLVNIHNSNPNTYAFIRPHELEIHRVENGNSTMAVVRRITHLGWEIQVELMLSDRLEVISHLSREKFAPLNLEVGQKVFVKPRNTHFFPKAA is encoded by the coding sequence ATGAGTATTAACATTCAACAAGTTTCTAAACTCTTTGGTGACTTTCAAGCCTTAGATAATATTAATTTAGAGATTAAAGACGGGTCATTAGTGGCTTTATTAGGGCCATCAGGTTCGGGAAAATCTACCTTATTACGGGCGATCGCTGGGTTAGAAACTCCTGACACTGGCTCCATTTGGATCAACGGTCAAGACACCACTTATTTAGATGTCAAAGAACGGAATATTGGCTTTGTTTTCCAACATTACGCCCTATTTAAACATCTCACCGTCCGGCAAAATATTGCCTTTGGATTAGAAATTCGCAAAACTCCGGCTAAGTTAATTAAAGAACGCACTGAAGAGTTATTAGAATTAATTCAACTCCAAGGATTAGGAAATCGCTACCCCAACCAACTCTCTGGAGGACAACGGCAACGAGTTGCCCTCGCAAGAGCTCTAGCGGTTCGTCCTCAAGTTTTACTCCTCGATGAACCCTTTGGCGCTTTGGATGCCAAAGTGCGGAAAGAATTACGGGCTTGGTTGCGACGCTTACATGATGAGGTTCATGTCACCAGTGTTTTTGTCACCCATGACCAAGAAGAAGCAATGGAAGTTGCCGATCAGATCGTGGTAATGAATCAAGGCAAAATTGAACAAGTGGGCACCTCGACCGAAATTTACGATCATCCCGCCTCCCCGTTTGTGATGAGTTTTGTCGGAGAAGTGAATGTTTTACCCAGTCATACTAATTTAGTAAATATCCATAATTCAAACCCCAATACTTACGCTTTTATTCGTCCCCACGAACTAGAAATTCATCGGGTTGAGAATGGAAATAGCACAATGGCCGTTGTCCGGCGAATTACCCATTTAGGTTGGGAAATTCAAGTGGAGTTAATGTTAAGCGATCGCCTTGAAGTCATTTCCCACCTGAGTCGAGAAAAATTTGCCCCGCTAAATTTAGAAGTGGGTCAAAAAGTATTTGTCAAACCCCGGAATACCCATTTTTTCCCCAAAGCCGCATAA